From Candidatus Binataceae bacterium, a single genomic window includes:
- a CDS encoding valine--tRNA ligase — MELPKTFDSKAAEEKWFQKWIDLGYFKADPSREGPVFSVVIPPPNITGQLHLGHALNVSLQDIIVRTRRMQGYNTLWLPGTDHAGIATQNAVEKALAKEGKNRHQLGREVFLDRVWQWRDEYGGRILHQLRRLGASCDWSRERFTLDPGLSKAVTKVFVDLYNKKLIYRAKRLINWCPRCETALSDLEVDHKDAKGALYYVLYNFVDGSGSLTVATTRPETILGDTAVAVNPGDDRFQASVGKSVRVPLTSRDVSVIADSAVDREFGTGALKITPGHDLNDFEIGKRHNLEQISVLDERAHMNENGGPYKGLSRGDARKRIVADLEAAGLLEKVEPHNHAVGVCSRCDTVVEPMLSEQWFMAMQEMARRAGDAVRKGDTTFHPKFWENTFFNWIDNIHDWCVSRQLWWGHRIPAYHCVRCNHLIVALERPATCPECDGSDITQDEDVLDTWFSSGLWPFSTLGWPENTADLQKYYPTSLLLTGFDIIFFWVARMMMFGLEFTDQVPFRDVYITPLVRDELGKKMTKSKGNVVDPLELMEQYGADALRFTLAQLAAQGRDVILSHDRFAASRAFANKIWNAARFVLMNLEGAPEPIPTVDDSKLSLADRWILDRLNQTTREVTEYIDKYEFNNAAMVVYDFAWHQFCDWYIELAKEPLKASGDRQAAARYVLVHTLDQMLRLLHPFMPFVTEEIWQAIRPYIGEPNLPPHLPIASFPIAREGSLLSPAECGAMEHCIAATEEINSLRSLLGWHPGQRTRAVVRLGEGTSPSEIELWRQYVSVLAKLETLSTEPIAGAQVVYSHLLWADIGVAAPDGYDFEQARRKLQKQLDEVVKHSTQHSKRLNDEQFMAKADPQTKEEVAERYKLLQTQHRQLSEQLKQLEGIA; from the coding sequence GTGGAACTTCCCAAGACATTTGATTCGAAAGCCGCGGAAGAGAAGTGGTTCCAGAAGTGGATCGACCTTGGCTATTTCAAGGCCGATCCTTCGCGCGAGGGCCCGGTCTTCTCGGTAGTAATTCCGCCGCCGAATATCACGGGTCAGCTCCATCTCGGGCATGCGCTCAACGTGTCGCTCCAGGACATCATCGTGCGTACGCGCAGGATGCAGGGGTACAACACCCTGTGGCTGCCCGGCACCGATCATGCCGGAATCGCGACGCAGAACGCAGTCGAGAAGGCGCTCGCCAAGGAAGGCAAGAATCGTCATCAGCTCGGTCGCGAAGTCTTCCTCGACCGCGTATGGCAATGGCGCGATGAGTACGGCGGGCGCATCCTTCATCAGCTCCGCCGCCTCGGCGCGTCCTGCGATTGGAGCCGCGAGCGCTTCACGCTTGACCCTGGCCTGTCGAAGGCCGTGACGAAGGTCTTCGTCGATCTCTACAACAAGAAGCTCATTTATCGCGCCAAGCGGCTTATCAACTGGTGTCCCCGATGCGAGACGGCGCTGTCCGATCTTGAAGTCGATCACAAGGATGCCAAGGGCGCGCTTTACTACGTGCTCTACAATTTCGTCGATGGCTCGGGCTCGCTGACGGTCGCGACGACGCGGCCCGAGACAATTCTCGGCGACACTGCGGTCGCGGTGAATCCCGGAGACGATCGCTTCCAGGCGTCCGTCGGCAAGAGTGTGCGGGTGCCGCTAACGAGCCGCGACGTGAGCGTGATCGCGGACAGCGCCGTCGATCGCGAGTTCGGCACCGGCGCGCTCAAGATAACACCCGGTCATGATCTCAACGACTTCGAGATCGGCAAACGCCACAATCTGGAACAAATCTCGGTGCTCGACGAGCGCGCGCACATGAACGAGAACGGCGGCCCGTATAAGGGGCTGTCGCGCGGAGATGCGCGCAAGCGGATCGTCGCAGATCTTGAAGCCGCTGGATTGCTCGAGAAAGTCGAGCCGCACAATCATGCTGTCGGCGTCTGCTCGCGATGCGATACCGTCGTCGAGCCGATGCTCTCAGAGCAGTGGTTCATGGCGATGCAGGAGATGGCACGGCGGGCGGGTGATGCGGTGCGCAAGGGCGACACCACGTTTCATCCGAAGTTCTGGGAGAACACGTTCTTCAACTGGATCGACAATATCCACGATTGGTGCGTATCGCGGCAGCTATGGTGGGGCCATCGGATTCCGGCGTATCACTGTGTGCGATGCAATCATCTGATTGTCGCGCTGGAGCGCCCTGCGACGTGCCCGGAATGCGACGGCAGCGATATCACGCAGGACGAGGATGTGCTCGATACGTGGTTCAGTTCGGGCCTGTGGCCTTTTTCGACCCTCGGATGGCCCGAGAATACCGCCGATCTGCAGAAGTACTATCCAACGAGCCTCTTGCTGACGGGCTTCGACATCATCTTCTTCTGGGTCGCGCGCATGATGATGTTCGGGCTCGAGTTCACGGACCAGGTACCGTTCCGTGACGTGTACATCACGCCGCTCGTGCGCGACGAGCTCGGCAAGAAGATGACGAAGTCGAAGGGCAACGTCGTCGATCCGCTCGAGCTGATGGAGCAGTACGGCGCCGATGCGCTGCGCTTCACGCTCGCGCAGTTGGCGGCGCAGGGCCGCGACGTCATCCTGTCGCACGATCGCTTCGCGGCCTCGCGCGCCTTCGCCAATAAGATCTGGAACGCCGCCCGCTTCGTGCTGATGAATCTCGAAGGCGCGCCCGAGCCGATTCCGACCGTTGATGACTCGAAGCTGTCGCTCGCTGACAGATGGATTCTCGATCGCCTGAACCAGACAACTCGCGAAGTGACCGAGTACATCGACAAGTACGAATTCAACAACGCCGCGATGGTCGTGTACGACTTCGCCTGGCATCAGTTCTGCGATTGGTACATCGAGCTGGCGAAGGAGCCGCTGAAGGCGAGCGGCGATCGCCAGGCCGCCGCGCGCTACGTGCTGGTGCACACGCTCGATCAGATGCTGCGCTTGTTGCATCCGTTCATGCCGTTCGTGACCGAGGAAATCTGGCAGGCGATTCGCCCTTACATCGGCGAGCCGAACCTCCCGCCGCATCTGCCGATCGCAAGCTTCCCGATCGCGCGCGAGGGCTCGCTGCTGTCGCCAGCCGAATGCGGAGCGATGGAGCACTGCATCGCGGCGACCGAGGAAATCAATTCGCTACGTTCTCTTTTGGGATGGCATCCGGGGCAGCGCACACGCGCGGTGGTCCGACTCGGCGAGGGCACCTCGCCATCAGAGATCGAACTGTGGCGACAATATGTGAGCGTACTGGCGAAGCTTGAAACTCTCAGCACGGAGCCGATCGCAGGCGCGCAGGTCGTGTACTCGCATCTGTTGTGGGCTGATATCGGCGTCGCGGCTCCCGATGGCTACGACTTCGAGCAGGCGCGGCGCAAGTTGCAGAAGCAACTCGACGAAGTCGTGAAGCACTCGACGCAGCATTCGAAGCGGCTGAATGACGAGCAGTTTATGGCCAAGGCCGATCCGCAGACCAAAGAAGAAGTCGCCGAGCGCTATAAGCTCCTGCAGACACAGCATCGGCAGTTGAGCGAGCAGTTGAAGCAACTCGAAGGCATCGCGTGA
- the nadC gene encoding carboxylating nicotinate-nucleotide diphosphorylase, giving the protein MEMIRQLDLSDYIRRALAEDVGQGDLTTAATVSPGQLGRAIIKVKEPRMIVAGAFLIEQVFAMTGAEPNMLTLTDEGCELKAGDVLADVEGRLAGLLVGERTALNFVQLLSGIATATRVYVEAIAGTRAKIIDTRKTHPGLRVLEKYAVRAGGGHNHRLGLDSGVLIKENHVAAAGGITPAIKRARQLAPHTIRIECECETLAQVDEAVRAGADAILLDNMTLAQVREARAKVGEKIILEVSGGITRDTVRALAETGVDLISVGALTHSVKAVDISMRIDQT; this is encoded by the coding sequence ATGGAGATGATCCGGCAGCTCGATCTCTCCGACTACATCCGGCGGGCGTTGGCTGAGGATGTGGGACAGGGCGATCTCACTACTGCTGCGACGGTATCGCCCGGTCAGCTCGGGCGCGCGATTATTAAGGTTAAAGAGCCGCGGATGATTGTCGCGGGTGCGTTCCTCATCGAACAGGTCTTCGCGATGACCGGCGCTGAGCCGAACATGCTCACGCTCACGGACGAAGGCTGCGAGCTCAAGGCTGGCGACGTGCTTGCCGATGTCGAGGGGCGGCTCGCGGGGCTGCTCGTCGGGGAGCGGACTGCGCTCAACTTCGTTCAATTGCTCTCCGGTATCGCGACTGCAACTCGCGTCTACGTCGAGGCAATCGCGGGCACGCGTGCGAAGATTATCGACACGCGCAAGACGCATCCTGGTCTGCGCGTCCTCGAGAAGTATGCGGTCCGCGCTGGCGGCGGCCATAACCATCGCCTCGGACTCGACAGCGGTGTGCTGATCAAGGAGAACCACGTCGCTGCAGCAGGTGGGATTACTCCTGCGATCAAACGCGCGCGCCAACTCGCGCCGCACACAATCAGGATCGAATGCGAATGCGAGACGCTCGCGCAGGTCGACGAGGCCGTGCGCGCCGGCGCCGATGCGATCCTGCTCGACAATATGACGCTCGCGCAGGTGCGCGAAGCGCGCGCCAAAGTCGGCGAGAAGATCATCCTCGAAGTCTCTGGAGGCATCACGCGCGACACCGTGCGCGCGCTTGCCGAGACTGGCGTCGATTTGATCTCGGTCGGTGCGCTGACGCATTCTGTAAAGGCTGTAGATATCAGCATGAGGATCGACCAGACCTGA
- a CDS encoding biotin--[acetyl-CoA-carboxylase] ligase gives MPDNPYRSIERGEPGRIGWRIHYFDEVDSTQEIARELAAQGSQQGTAIIADRQTAGRGRLGRSWHSPAGANLYTTIILRPAMPLASVPQLSLVAGLAVADVLERVAPGIVGLKWPNDVWLRGRKVSGMIAEAITDKRGNLECVLLGIGINVNLTASDIPDELRERATSIRIATGRAWDRIELADSLFSLLDSRYMEALTAGFAAVRPAWERYSALTGKRVAIVDGGRRQGGIVRGIDDDGALMLDLGDKVERIVAGEVTVEGAYA, from the coding sequence ATGCCCGACAATCCATACCGATCGATCGAACGCGGCGAACCGGGACGGATCGGATGGCGAATCCACTACTTCGACGAAGTCGATTCCACCCAGGAGATCGCGCGCGAGCTTGCTGCGCAGGGAAGCCAACAAGGCACCGCAATAATCGCTGACCGGCAGACCGCGGGCCGCGGCCGCCTCGGCCGCTCGTGGCATTCGCCCGCCGGAGCCAACCTCTACACGACGATCATCCTGCGCCCTGCGATGCCGCTTGCGAGCGTGCCTCAGCTAAGCCTCGTCGCGGGACTGGCCGTTGCCGATGTGCTCGAGCGCGTCGCGCCGGGTATCGTCGGACTCAAGTGGCCCAACGACGTATGGCTTCGCGGGCGCAAGGTCTCCGGCATGATCGCCGAGGCGATCACCGACAAGCGCGGCAATCTCGAGTGTGTGCTGCTTGGGATCGGCATCAACGTGAATCTCACCGCGAGCGATATTCCCGATGAACTGCGCGAGCGCGCGACATCAATTCGAATCGCGACCGGTCGCGCATGGGATCGAATCGAACTCGCCGATTCGCTTTTTTCCTTGCTCGACTCTCGCTATATGGAAGCTCTGACCGCGGGCTTCGCCGCTGTTCGGCCAGCGTGGGAACGCTACTCGGCGCTTACAGGGAAGCGGGTAGCGATCGTGGACGGCGGGCGGCGCCAGGGCGGTATCGTACGGGGTATCGACGATGACGGCGCGCTGATGCTCGA